A genomic stretch from Solanum stenotomum isolate F172 chromosome 8, ASM1918654v1, whole genome shotgun sequence includes:
- the LOC125873130 gene encoding protein SENESCENCE-ASSOCIATED GENE 21, mitochondrial-like encodes MARYFSNCKNISAFVVDSVSVAIQRRGYAAASQGGVSGSVRGSGAVRSNVMESNKTSWVPDPVTGYYRPESHAKEIDAAELRNMLLKYKPRQN; translated from the exons ATGGCTCGTTATTTCTCCAACTGCAAAAATATCTCTGCTTTTGTTGTAGACTCTGTTTCTGTAGCTATTCAGag GCGTGGATACGCGGCCGCATCACAAGGTGGTGTTTCTGGTAGTGTAAGAGGTAGTGGGGCTGTTAGAAGCAATGTGATGGAATCAAACAAGACTTCATGGGTACCAGATCCTGTTACTGGTTATTACAGACCAGAAAGTCATGCTAAGGAAATTGATGCTGCTGAGCTTAGAAACATGTTGTTGAAGTACAAACCtagacaaaattga